A genomic stretch from Vogesella indigofera includes:
- a CDS encoding sensor domain-containing diguanylate cyclase — MTIDPPQLATKEKQNTATSHLLVMTLLLSAAYIICGRLSLLLAIPPGYASAIFPPAGIAVAAAFIAGRRSIPGILLGSFLLNLWIGYDSSHSLSLTGTGAALLIAWSSVIQAIAGGVLFRKVIGYPAAFDNLRDILCFQLLSPVICLISATLSVGCLMLLGLVPENSLMLSWFMWWVGDTLGVLVLFPLTMVIAGAPRPLWQKRATTVAIPMLFAFSMLVVLYVNVSSWEQAESLVAFRLQSQRLADTIQARLDEQQSLLEQTQGLFAGNDEVTAEEFQLFTQQALKRYPMIQAIEWAPRVTGEFREEFEVQQQTRHPGFRIQERGADKQLQPAAPRPAYYPITYAEPLAGNQIALGFDILSTSERAATALQTIQTGKSVATPPIHLIQSSRHPLGFLLLQAVRTKHAEQGMVMTVIRVNDFLAKLLPKDKDQLCIRLTDAGAAQVVFNNFLQPNKPAVWQQKLTYGQRELLLETAPSPAYLVAHRGWQGPLVLGAGILGTGLLGAFLMLGTGYTARVEAQVEEKIAELSESTDKLTGLYLLSPLGIALTDMDGHFIDFNEAFLRICGYTAAELKTLDYWTLTPRKYEADESAQLTSLHHSGRYGPYEKEYVRQDGSVVPVSLNGLLLNGRDGKKYIWSIVEDITERKQAEATLRDSEERWKFALEGAGDGVWDWNLQTGELFLSRREMEVLGFEGEEAQWTHIDQWADRQHPQDKAIRKSAFDNYLAGNAPVYTYEFRTRTREGRWKWVLARGILVKHTADGKPLRMIGTHTDIDERKRQQVQDARRSTVMEMLARGGKLHDVLETVIASLEVENDDLTFIVFSPSASEYPTGQGHHLQLATELLVNVRPERLKGGMALLNGLVTERSIGSQRFTRRLQELASSMRLVPCWSEPIVSGDATVEGVLVSFRSLAESQVLPDLAQQQQAANLLSITMQHKRVEEQLLLANSVYETSSEAIMVVNQDNQILAVNPAFEAITGYAASEVIGLDPKLLQSGRQSTAFYQAMWQTILATGTWRGELWDRRKDGSVFPVTMSIDSIHDENGEVIRRVAVLSDITDKKLAEEQINHLAHHDLLTNLPNRALFADRLSQCLALARREESRLALLYIDLDNFKPINDSFGHGVGDQLLQEVSRRMQACIRESDTLARIGGDEFVAILPAVLTVQDGWQIAEKIRTALECPFNIDGHEINISSSIGAAIYPDHGMDENQLMQHADQAMYQAKNSGRNAIQFYQ, encoded by the coding sequence GTGACTATCGATCCCCCACAGTTGGCCACCAAAGAAAAGCAAAATACAGCAACGAGTCACTTGCTTGTGATGACTCTGCTACTGAGCGCGGCTTATATCATCTGCGGCAGGCTCAGCCTGTTATTGGCCATTCCGCCCGGTTATGCCTCAGCAATTTTTCCGCCAGCTGGTATTGCGGTTGCTGCGGCATTCATCGCCGGTCGTCGTTCAATTCCAGGGATCTTGCTGGGTTCTTTTCTACTCAATCTTTGGATTGGTTACGACAGTAGCCACTCGTTGAGCCTTACCGGCACCGGGGCGGCCTTACTGATTGCCTGGTCATCAGTGATACAGGCGATTGCAGGTGGTGTGCTCTTTCGAAAAGTCATTGGCTACCCCGCTGCATTCGACAACCTCCGCGACATTCTTTGCTTTCAGCTACTGTCCCCAGTTATCTGCCTGATTAGCGCAACACTGTCTGTCGGCTGCCTGATGCTCCTCGGACTGGTACCTGAAAACAGCCTCATGCTTAGCTGGTTCATGTGGTGGGTTGGGGATACGTTAGGTGTTTTGGTCCTATTCCCTCTCACCATGGTGATCGCTGGGGCTCCACGTCCATTGTGGCAAAAGCGGGCAACAACGGTCGCCATTCCCATGTTGTTTGCTTTTTCCATGCTGGTTGTACTGTATGTAAACGTCAGCAGTTGGGAGCAGGCTGAATCCCTCGTCGCGTTTCGGCTGCAGTCACAGCGTTTGGCCGACACGATTCAAGCACGTCTGGATGAACAGCAGTCCCTGCTGGAGCAAACACAAGGACTGTTTGCCGGTAATGACGAGGTCACAGCTGAGGAGTTTCAGCTTTTTACGCAGCAGGCACTGAAACGCTACCCCATGATACAGGCCATTGAATGGGCGCCGCGGGTCACCGGGGAGTTTCGGGAGGAGTTTGAAGTGCAGCAACAGACGCGCCACCCGGGCTTCAGGATCCAGGAGCGTGGTGCTGACAAGCAGCTGCAACCAGCGGCCCCTCGACCCGCTTACTACCCCATCACCTATGCCGAACCGCTGGCAGGCAATCAGATCGCGTTGGGGTTTGACATCCTGTCTACTTCTGAACGAGCTGCGACGGCTTTGCAAACAATCCAAACCGGCAAGAGTGTGGCGACCCCACCCATTCACTTGATTCAGTCTTCCCGTCACCCCTTGGGCTTTCTGTTGCTGCAAGCGGTGAGAACTAAGCACGCCGAGCAGGGTATGGTCATGACGGTTATTCGTGTTAATGACTTTCTGGCCAAGCTGCTGCCAAAGGACAAGGATCAGCTATGCATTCGGCTGACCGATGCCGGTGCTGCACAGGTCGTGTTCAATAATTTTCTGCAACCCAATAAACCCGCTGTCTGGCAACAAAAGCTGACGTATGGTCAGCGAGAGCTGCTGCTGGAAACCGCACCAAGTCCTGCTTATCTGGTAGCCCATCGCGGCTGGCAAGGTCCTCTGGTGCTTGGAGCCGGCATTCTGGGAACCGGCCTGTTAGGGGCTTTCCTGATGCTAGGCACTGGTTACACCGCACGAGTAGAAGCACAGGTCGAAGAGAAAATTGCCGAATTGTCAGAGAGTACCGACAAGCTGACAGGTTTGTACCTGCTGTCCCCACTCGGCATTGCACTGACCGACATGGACGGCCACTTCATCGATTTCAACGAGGCATTCCTCCGAATTTGCGGCTACACGGCTGCCGAACTCAAAACCCTGGACTACTGGACGCTGACACCGCGTAAGTATGAGGCCGATGAGTCTGCGCAACTGACCTCGCTGCACCATTCCGGGCGTTATGGTCCCTATGAAAAAGAGTATGTTCGGCAGGATGGCAGTGTGGTCCCGGTCAGCCTGAATGGACTGTTGCTGAATGGCCGTGATGGGAAAAAGTACATTTGGTCGATTGTGGAGGACATCACCGAGCGCAAACAGGCAGAAGCCACGTTGCGTGATAGTGAGGAGCGTTGGAAGTTTGCGCTTGAGGGGGCGGGCGATGGGGTGTGGGACTGGAACCTGCAGACTGGCGAGCTTTTCCTGTCTCGCCGAGAGATGGAGGTTCTCGGTTTTGAGGGTGAAGAGGCGCAATGGACGCACATTGACCAGTGGGCAGATCGCCAGCATCCGCAAGACAAGGCCATTCGAAAATCAGCTTTTGATAACTATCTGGCCGGTAACGCTCCGGTCTATACCTATGAATTCCGTACCCGTACCAGGGAGGGACGATGGAAGTGGGTCCTGGCCCGGGGCATCCTAGTGAAACACACCGCTGATGGTAAGCCACTACGCATGATCGGTACTCACACGGATATTGATGAGCGTAAACGTCAGCAGGTGCAGGATGCACGACGTAGTACGGTCATGGAGATGCTGGCCAGAGGCGGGAAGCTGCACGATGTTCTGGAGACGGTCATCGCCAGCCTTGAGGTCGAAAATGATGACCTGACGTTTATCGTATTCAGTCCATCTGCCAGTGAGTACCCGACAGGGCAGGGCCACCATCTCCAGCTTGCCACTGAGTTGCTTGTGAATGTTCGGCCAGAGAGATTGAAAGGCGGCATGGCCCTGCTCAATGGTCTGGTCACAGAACGGTCAATTGGCAGTCAACGCTTTACGCGGCGCTTGCAGGAGTTGGCCTCCTCCATGCGATTGGTACCTTGCTGGTCAGAGCCGATTGTTTCGGGTGATGCCACCGTAGAAGGGGTGTTGGTTTCCTTCCGGAGCCTGGCGGAAAGCCAGGTGCTGCCGGATTTGGCACAGCAGCAACAGGCGGCCAACCTGCTCAGTATTACCATGCAGCACAAACGGGTGGAGGAGCAGTTGTTACTGGCCAACTCGGTATACGAAACCAGTAGCGAAGCCATCATGGTGGTGAATCAAGACAACCAGATCCTTGCTGTCAATCCGGCTTTCGAGGCGATTACCGGTTATGCCGCCTCCGAGGTAATTGGACTGGATCCCAAGTTGCTGCAGTCCGGTCGGCAATCCACGGCATTTTATCAGGCCATGTGGCAGACCATTCTGGCGACCGGCACCTGGCGAGGGGAACTATGGGATCGGCGCAAGGATGGCAGTGTCTTCCCGGTCACAATGAGCATTGACAGCATTCATGATGAAAATGGCGAAGTCATTAGGCGGGTGGCAGTGCTCTCGGACATTACTGATAAAAAGCTGGCTGAAGAGCAAATCAATCATCTGGCGCACCATGACTTGCTGACCAACTTGCCAAACCGGGCACTATTTGCGGACCGTTTGTCACAATGTCTGGCGCTGGCCCGACGTGAGGAGAGCCGGCTTGCCTTGCTCTACATTGATCTGGACAACTTCAAACCCATAAATGACAGCTTTGGTCATGGCGTGGGGGACCAATTGTTGCAGGAGGTGTCCCGACGGATGCAGGCGTGCATACGCGAGTCAGACACGTTGGCACGGATCGGTGGCGATGAATTCGTGGCCATTCTTCCTGCTGTGCTGACGGTTCAGGATGGCTGGCAGATTGCAGAGAAAATTCGA